A genome region from Rhodanobacter thiooxydans includes the following:
- a CDS encoding PAS-domain containing protein has translation MLSASVIAIAALCWLGLLFGVALLGERRPHIFEKRWAIVYALSLAIHCTSWTFYGTVTQASRSGWWLPPTFVGAILMYLFALGFLRRMVQLVREYNAGSLADLIAVRLGRHPGLAALVTVVVVIGIVPYIALQLKAVAMSYGILSHGQLAESSPWQDSALYVALLMALFAMLFGTRRASTMAHNRGLVLAMAFESLFKLGAMLALGTLLFAALPADLPANVPAPPDSSGFPALILLGALAMFTMPHQFYAGIVECREDGQLRTARWLFPLYLLLISLPILPLARLGDAWLGASGVSSDMYVLALPLARGEHGLALVAFLGGLSAATSMVVIATLTLSLMVVNHFVAPLRVRAGWGRDEHGDLRGELLNYRRVAILVVILLAWAYSRLLAGNEALADIGAISFSALAGLTPALLAAVYRPQLGSRAVMAGLAAGTLVWLYAVLPALLSSMPAWLHDGPFGLHWLAPDGLLGLGNWNRLGRAVVVSLLLNVAVMLAMAGSRYGRVARTVSVGDVGLVELRALAARFLPPERVEYLFASAPAAGPAGSARVAEVEHELAAVIGAASARLLLEVVHRQGRDDLDTVVAIVGEAAQDLRFNQRVLEAALENMSQGICVVDAELRLVAWNTPYARLFDYPPEMLQVGRPVAELTRHNIDIGMLGPGEVEQRVQRRLAHMREGTRHLSERRFPDGTIVEIRGNPMPGGGFVATFTDVTAFRQAEAALKRINETLELRVEARTRELAAASAEAQAANEAKSRFLAAVTHDLMQPLHAAQLFAHALTERGGDAANARHLNGALAATEGLLTGLLDVARLEGGRLHPQPRAFALAEVLDPLAAEFRAIAIDRGVRLDVVGTRAWVRSDPQLLRRVLQNFLSNALRYGERGRVLLGTRRRGGQLRIEVWDTGPGIAPEEQRLIFQEFRRGSAAGGQGLGLGLSIAQRMADLLGHPLGLRSWPGRGSVFHVDAPVAQAVARSAPPAHAQQPLPAGRALLLDNEPAALAALGSLLAGWGWHVHVARNAEQALAAPWRPDLHILDFHLDGGQTGLDVWHLLRARYADVPTVMLTADRDGELRQRLLEAGVGVLYKPLKPLALRQVLQRVIAGAERA, from the coding sequence ATGCTGAGCGCCAGCGTCATCGCCATCGCCGCGCTGTGCTGGCTCGGCCTGCTGTTTGGCGTGGCGCTGCTCGGCGAGCGCCGCCCCCACATTTTCGAGAAGCGCTGGGCGATCGTGTACGCGCTGTCGCTGGCGATCCACTGCACCTCGTGGACGTTCTACGGCACCGTGACCCAGGCCAGCCGCTCGGGCTGGTGGCTGCCGCCGACCTTCGTCGGGGCGATCCTGATGTACCTGTTCGCGCTGGGTTTCCTGCGCCGGATGGTGCAACTGGTGCGCGAGTACAACGCCGGTTCGCTGGCCGACCTGATCGCGGTGCGGCTGGGGCGGCACCCGGGACTGGCGGCGCTGGTCACGGTGGTGGTGGTGATCGGCATCGTGCCGTACATCGCGCTGCAGCTGAAGGCGGTGGCGATGAGCTACGGCATCCTCAGTCACGGCCAGCTGGCCGAATCCAGCCCGTGGCAGGACAGCGCGCTGTACGTGGCATTGCTGATGGCGCTGTTCGCGATGCTGTTCGGCACCCGGCGCGCCTCGACCATGGCGCACAACCGCGGGCTGGTGCTGGCGATGGCGTTCGAATCGCTGTTCAAGCTGGGCGCGATGCTGGCGCTGGGCACACTGTTGTTCGCCGCGTTGCCGGCGGATCTGCCGGCGAACGTACCGGCGCCGCCGGACAGCAGCGGCTTCCCGGCGCTGATCCTGCTCGGCGCACTGGCGATGTTCACCATGCCACACCAGTTCTACGCCGGCATCGTGGAATGCCGCGAGGACGGCCAGCTGCGCACCGCGCGCTGGCTGTTTCCGCTGTACCTGCTGCTGATCTCGCTGCCGATCCTGCCGCTGGCGCGGCTGGGTGACGCGTGGCTGGGCGCGAGCGGCGTGTCGTCGGACATGTACGTGCTGGCGCTGCCGCTGGCGCGCGGCGAACACGGGTTGGCGCTGGTCGCTTTCCTCGGTGGCCTGAGCGCCGCCACCAGCATGGTGGTGATCGCCACGCTGACCCTGAGCCTGATGGTGGTGAACCACTTCGTCGCGCCGCTGCGGGTGCGGGCGGGCTGGGGTCGCGACGAGCACGGCGATCTGCGCGGCGAACTGCTGAATTACCGGCGCGTGGCGATCCTGGTGGTGATCCTGCTGGCCTGGGCCTACAGCAGGCTGCTGGCGGGCAACGAGGCGCTGGCCGACATCGGCGCGATTTCGTTTTCCGCGCTGGCCGGCTTGACCCCGGCGCTGCTGGCCGCGGTGTACCGGCCGCAACTGGGCTCGCGCGCGGTCATGGCCGGGCTGGCCGCCGGCACCCTGGTGTGGCTGTATGCGGTGCTGCCGGCATTGCTGTCGTCCATGCCCGCGTGGCTGCACGACGGCCCGTTCGGCCTGCACTGGCTGGCGCCGGACGGCCTGCTCGGGCTGGGCAACTGGAACCGGCTCGGTCGGGCCGTGGTGGTGAGCCTGCTGCTCAACGTCGCGGTGATGCTGGCGATGGCCGGTTCGCGCTACGGCAGGGTGGCGCGCACGGTCAGCGTGGGCGATGTCGGTCTGGTCGAACTGCGCGCACTGGCGGCGCGCTTCCTGCCGCCGGAACGGGTCGAATACCTGTTCGCCAGCGCGCCCGCCGCGGGGCCGGCCGGCAGCGCGCGGGTCGCCGAGGTCGAGCACGAGCTGGCTGCGGTGATCGGCGCCGCCTCCGCGCGCCTGTTGCTGGAGGTGGTGCACCGGCAGGGCCGCGACGACCTCGATACGGTGGTCGCCATCGTCGGCGAGGCGGCGCAGGACCTGCGCTTCAACCAGCGCGTGCTGGAGGCGGCGCTGGAGAACATGAGCCAGGGCATCTGCGTGGTCGATGCCGAGCTGCGCCTGGTGGCCTGGAATACGCCGTACGCGCGACTGTTCGACTATCCGCCGGAGATGTTGCAGGTGGGCCGGCCGGTGGCCGAGCTGACCCGCCACAACATCGATATCGGCATGCTCGGCCCGGGCGAGGTGGAGCAGCGCGTGCAGCGCCGGCTGGCGCACATGCGCGAGGGTACCCGGCATCTCTCCGAGCGGCGCTTCCCCGACGGCACCATCGTCGAGATCCGCGGCAACCCGATGCCCGGCGGCGGCTTCGTGGCCACCTTCACCGACGTCACCGCGTTCCGCCAGGCCGAGGCGGCGCTGAAGCGCATCAACGAGACGCTGGAACTGCGCGTGGAAGCGCGCACGCGCGAACTGGCCGCGGCCTCGGCCGAGGCGCAGGCGGCGAACGAGGCCAAGAGCCGCTTCCTCGCCGCGGTGACACACGACCTGATGCAGCCGCTGCACGCGGCGCAGCTGTTCGCCCATGCGCTGACCGAGCGCGGCGGCGACGCGGCCAACGCGCGGCATCTCAACGGCGCGTTGGCCGCCACCGAAGGCCTGCTCACCGGGCTGCTCGACGTGGCCCGGCTCGAAGGCGGGCGGCTGCACCCGCAGCCGCGCGCGTTCGCGCTGGCCGAGGTGCTGGATCCGCTGGCCGCCGAATTCCGTGCCATCGCGATCGACCGCGGCGTGCGGCTGGACGTGGTCGGCACGCGCGCCTGGGTGCGCTCCGATCCGCAACTGCTGCGCCGGGTACTGCAGAATTTCCTGTCCAACGCGCTGCGCTATGGCGAACGCGGCCGCGTGCTGCTCGGCACGCGCCGGCGCGGTGGGCAGCTGCGCATCGAGGTGTGGGACACCGGCCCCGGCATCGCGCCGGAGGAGCAGCGGCTGATCTTCCAGGAGTTCCGCCGCGGCAGCGCCGCGGGCGGGCAGGGTCTGGGCCTGGGCCTGTCGATCGCCCAGCGGATGGCCGACCTGCTTGGCCATCCGCTCGGGCTGCGTTCTTGGCCCGGACGCGGCAGCGTGTTCCATGTCGACGCGCCGGTGGCGCAGGCCGTGGCGCGATCCGCGCCGCCCGCGCATGCGCAGCAGCCGCTGCCTGCCGGTCGCGCCTTGCTGCTCGACAACGAACCGGCGGCGCTGGCCGCGCTTGGCAGTCTGCTCGCCGGCTGGGGCTGGCACGTCCACGTCGCCCGCAACGCCGAGCAGGCGCTGGCCGCACCGTGGCGGCCCGACCTGCACATCCTCGATTTCCATCTCGACGGCGGGCAGACCGGGCTGGACGTGTGGCATCTGCTGCGCGCCCGCTACGCCGACGTGCCCACCGTGATGCTCACCGCCGACCGCGACGGCGAATTGCGCCAGCGCCTGCTCGAAGCCGGAGTGGGGGTGCTGTACAAGCCGCTGAAACCGCTGGCGTTGCGGCAGGTGCTGCAGCGGGTGATCGCGGGCGCGGAGCGGGCCTGA
- a CDS encoding glucosyltransferase domain-containing protein, producing MSQPMPQDIPGAGGAASRRVGRDVFVILLALYVLILYPILRANRYYMDDLKRALIGHTGWDSNGRPLTTLLMKLLQCYDSALVDLSPLTQIGAVVVLAWAGAMIARRYAIRSPWVAALVAFPLGAQPFYLENLSYKFDALSMSMAMLLALLPLIALRDNRNGWWWGVLAIFASLCFYQAAINAYLIFVLLEVVLAQLHGEELRRWTRQLLARVGQVGLAMLVYQVLVGIHIHGWVKQKAERIHGLHDLPLIKDNIVDFYGFIGSSFNRHWWMYFAPVLVLLALFPVAIGLRYARRVRHAHPAWVGAMLFVTAFALPLAALLCVAGPMLVLLKPEIEPRVLVGVGALLAAALIVMQAALRQWHRSVRWVVAVAGMLALGMCAIASVYGNAMGEQKNYEERIAARLADDLAELGAAGPLRGYLLDGTVGYAPPVAHVVEQFPLVRALVPIYLSVDDMFASHNFLNYYVPELVDMRYRTDPVATQRMTAILAEACTAPVARRTRAYTLRLVDDTVVVTFGSVLAQCCADGTGADASLPRM from the coding sequence ATGAGCCAGCCGATGCCGCAGGACATACCCGGCGCTGGCGGCGCCGCTTCACGGCGCGTCGGCCGCGACGTCTTCGTCATCCTGCTCGCGCTGTACGTCCTGATCCTTTACCCGATCCTGCGCGCCAACCGCTATTACATGGACGACCTCAAGCGCGCGCTGATCGGCCATACCGGCTGGGATTCCAATGGCAGGCCGCTGACGACCCTGCTGATGAAACTGCTGCAGTGCTACGACTCGGCACTGGTCGACCTCTCCCCGCTGACCCAGATCGGCGCCGTCGTAGTGCTCGCGTGGGCTGGCGCGATGATCGCGCGCCGCTACGCCATCCGTTCGCCGTGGGTGGCCGCCCTGGTGGCGTTTCCGCTGGGTGCACAGCCGTTCTACCTGGAGAATCTTTCCTACAAGTTCGATGCCCTGAGCATGAGCATGGCGATGCTGCTCGCCCTGCTGCCGCTCATCGCGCTGAGGGATAACCGCAACGGATGGTGGTGGGGCGTGCTGGCGATTTTCGCCAGCCTCTGCTTCTACCAGGCTGCCATCAATGCCTATCTGATCTTCGTGCTGCTGGAGGTGGTGCTTGCCCAGTTGCATGGGGAGGAATTGCGGCGCTGGACCAGGCAGCTCCTGGCACGGGTAGGGCAGGTCGGCCTCGCCATGCTGGTCTATCAGGTGCTCGTCGGTATCCACATCCACGGCTGGGTGAAGCAGAAGGCGGAGCGGATCCACGGCTTGCACGACCTGCCGCTGATCAAGGACAACATCGTCGATTTCTACGGGTTCATCGGCAGCAGCTTCAACCGCCACTGGTGGATGTATTTCGCCCCGGTCCTGGTGTTGCTGGCGCTGTTTCCCGTGGCGATCGGTCTGCGTTATGCGCGGCGGGTTCGCCACGCGCATCCGGCCTGGGTTGGCGCGATGCTGTTCGTGACCGCCTTCGCGCTGCCGCTGGCGGCGCTGCTCTGCGTGGCGGGGCCCATGCTGGTGCTGCTCAAGCCGGAGATCGAGCCGCGCGTGCTGGTGGGCGTGGGCGCCCTGCTGGCGGCGGCACTGATCGTCATGCAGGCGGCCCTGCGGCAATGGCATCGCTCGGTGCGGTGGGTGGTGGCCGTCGCCGGCATGCTCGCCCTTGGCATGTGCGCCATCGCCAGCGTCTACGGCAATGCCATGGGCGAGCAGAAAAACTACGAGGAGCGGATTGCCGCGCGACTGGCCGACGACCTTGCCGAGCTGGGGGCCGCCGGGCCGCTGCGCGGCTACCTGCTCGACGGCACGGTGGGGTACGCGCCCCCCGTGGCGCACGTCGTGGAGCAGTTCCCGCTGGTCCGCGCGCTGGTGCCGATCTATCTTTCCGTGGACGACATGTTCGCCAGCCACAATTTCCTCAACTACTACGTCCCCGAGCTGGTGGACATGCGCTACCGGACCGACCCGGTGGCGACGCAGCGGATGACCGCTATCCTGGCGGAGGCCTGCACGGCACCGGTGGCTCGGCGCACCCGCGCCTACACCCTGCGCCTGGTGGACGATACCGTGGTGGTGACGTTCGGCTCCGTGCTTGCGCAGTGTTGCGCCGACGGCACGGGCGCCGACGCGAGCCTGCCCCGGATGTAG
- a CDS encoding response regulator transcription factor, translating to MTSLLIADDHPLFRAALRLAAGENLDDCSVREAADLPGVLAALAAEPDTDLVLLDLHMPGSRGLSGLAALRGQHPGVAVLVVSAHDDPRIVRRVLDHGAAGFIPKSASPAEIGVAIRSVLDCGSWLPPGLADAVAALPADPADTDLARRLARLTEQQSRVLALLAEGLLNKQIADRLGIQERTVKAHVTAIFEKLKVRNRTQAGMALRSLDLETPTREA from the coding sequence ATGACCAGCCTGCTGATTGCCGACGACCACCCGTTGTTCCGCGCCGCGCTGCGTCTGGCGGCTGGCGAGAACCTCGACGACTGCAGCGTGCGCGAAGCGGCCGACCTGCCCGGGGTACTCGCCGCGCTGGCCGCCGAACCGGATACCGACCTGGTCCTGCTCGACCTGCACATGCCCGGCAGCCGGGGCCTGTCCGGGCTCGCCGCGTTGCGCGGGCAGCATCCCGGCGTGGCCGTGCTGGTGGTGTCCGCCCACGACGACCCGCGCATCGTGCGCCGCGTACTCGACCATGGCGCCGCCGGCTTCATTCCCAAGAGCGCCAGCCCGGCCGAGATCGGCGTGGCGATCCGCAGCGTGCTCGACTGCGGCAGCTGGCTGCCGCCCGGCCTCGCCGACGCCGTCGCCGCGCTGCCGGCCGACCCCGCCGACACCGATCTCGCCCGCCGCCTCGCCCGCCTCACCGAGCAACAGTCGCGCGTGCTGGCACTGCTCGCCGAAGGCCTGCTCAACAAGCAGATCGCCGACCGCCTGGGTATCCAGGAGCGCACGGTCAAGGCGCACGTCACAGCCATCTTCGAGAAACTGAAGGTGCGCAACCGGACGCAGGCCGGGATGGCGCTGCGCTCGCTGGACCTGGAAACCCCAACGCGGGAAGCCTGA
- a CDS encoding 3-hydroxybutyrate oligomer hydrolase family protein: MLSACASHGTRKVSTMHEVDYGQVRVTEHRGHDDLLSAGLGLAGLAGPLSPFTNPLDPGAEELRRRAIQTSWKGIADLGPLGGYGRVYGGVPDVPGREYQAFARIPGARSPHRVLLQVPDRFDRQKRCLVVTASSGSRGIYGAIALAGAWGLPHGCAVAYTDKGTGAGYFDYADDSGVALDGRRAKRGEAELEFQPPPASPAAGVAIKHAHSGDNPEGDWGRHVIQAAQFGLAMLDRAFPGEAPFTPQNTKIIAVGISNGGGAVLQAAGLDQEHFFAGVVALEPNVHVKDRGRALYDYATEAAIWLPCALSAELFAPVPLARGPRGVPLPAWPIRCASLRVQGKLGGNTVAVQTEQARQYLHARGWTDEAMQTAASTTAFDLWRVIAAGYASAYLRRGATDMPCGFHYAAIGAGGLPGVADPVTRASWWADGSGIPPGNGIGLFGGMNVSADPTLIGSECLRALWTGDDPETQMLHAAVATTAARLPRKDLPLWVLHGAGDGLLPTAFSSEPYVAWLRDEGRRPIYWKVPHAQHFDAFLALPGFGEHYVPLLPYGYAALDRLWAYLYEGATWPLDAPVPAARPRGAGPLERAALGL, encoded by the coding sequence ATGCTGTCGGCTTGCGCCAGCCACGGGACGAGGAAGGTATCCACCATGCATGAAGTCGATTACGGCCAGGTGCGGGTGACCGAGCACCGCGGCCACGACGACCTGTTGAGCGCGGGCCTGGGCCTGGCCGGGCTGGCCGGGCCGCTGTCGCCATTCACCAACCCGCTGGATCCCGGCGCGGAAGAGCTGCGCCGGCGCGCGATCCAGACCAGCTGGAAGGGCATCGCCGATCTTGGCCCGCTGGGCGGCTACGGCCGCGTGTATGGCGGCGTGCCGGACGTGCCGGGGCGCGAATACCAGGCGTTCGCGCGCATCCCCGGCGCCCGTTCGCCGCATCGCGTGCTGCTGCAGGTGCCGGACCGCTTCGATCGGCAGAAACGCTGCCTGGTGGTGACCGCCTCGTCCGGTTCGCGCGGCATCTATGGCGCGATCGCGCTGGCTGGCGCCTGGGGCCTGCCGCACGGCTGCGCGGTGGCGTACACCGACAAGGGCACCGGGGCGGGTTACTTCGATTACGCCGACGACAGCGGCGTGGCGCTGGACGGCCGTCGCGCGAAACGCGGCGAGGCGGAACTGGAATTCCAGCCGCCGCCGGCGTCGCCCGCTGCGGGTGTCGCGATCAAGCATGCGCATTCGGGAGACAACCCCGAGGGGGACTGGGGCCGCCACGTGATCCAGGCGGCGCAGTTCGGGCTGGCCATGCTCGACCGCGCGTTTCCCGGCGAAGCGCCGTTCACGCCGCAGAACACGAAGATCATCGCCGTCGGCATCTCCAACGGCGGCGGCGCCGTGCTGCAGGCGGCGGGACTGGACCAGGAACACTTCTTCGCCGGCGTGGTGGCGCTGGAGCCGAACGTGCACGTGAAGGACCGCGGCCGCGCGCTGTACGACTACGCCACCGAGGCGGCGATCTGGTTGCCGTGCGCGTTGAGCGCGGAGCTTTTTGCGCCGGTGCCGCTGGCGCGCGGACCGCGCGGCGTGCCGTTGCCGGCCTGGCCGATCCGCTGCGCCAGCCTGCGCGTGCAGGGCAAGCTCGGCGGCAACACCGTGGCCGTGCAGACGGAACAGGCGCGGCAATACCTGCACGCGCGCGGCTGGACCGACGAGGCGATGCAGACGGCGGCCAGCACGACCGCCTTCGACCTGTGGCGGGTGATCGCCGCGGGCTACGCCTCCGCCTACCTGCGTCGCGGCGCCACGGACATGCCGTGCGGCTTTCATTACGCGGCGATCGGTGCGGGCGGGCTGCCCGGCGTGGCCGATCCGGTGACGCGGGCCAGCTGGTGGGCGGATGGCTCGGGCATTCCGCCGGGCAATGGCATCGGCCTGTTCGGCGGCATGAACGTCTCGGCCGACCCCACCCTCATCGGCAGCGAATGCCTGCGCGCGCTGTGGACCGGCGATGATCCCGAAACGCAGATGCTGCACGCCGCGGTCGCGACCACCGCGGCGCGGCTGCCGCGCAAGGATCTGCCGCTGTGGGTGCTGCACGGCGCCGGCGACGGCCTGCTGCCCACCGCGTTCAGCTCCGAACCGTACGTGGCGTGGCTGCGCGACGAAGGGCGCCGGCCGATCTACTGGAAGGTGCCGCACGCGCAACACTTCGACGCGTTCCTGGCGCTGCCCGGTTTCGGCGAGCACTACGTGCCGCTGCTGCCGT